From Ignavibacterium sp.:
TATCACATTAATCTGAAGTGCGGGCGAAGTATTCAGAAAGAAGAAAATTACAGGAAATATTACTAAGTTGTGCATGTTCAATTTATCTTATTTGTCAGCAGATGGAGCAGCTATGATAAAAAATATTCTCACATCAATATTAATTCTTTCTTCAATTTATTTCACTGTAAATCAGTCATTTGTATTTGCTCAAACCAATTCCGGAAAATATACAATTGTTATTCACGGTGGTGCTGGTGGATTTCCGGAAAATGCGCCCGATTCAATAAAACAAGCATATCTTAATTCTCTCGCAGAAGCTTTATCAATTGGGAAAAATATTTTGGAAAATGGAGGAAGTTCTCTTGATGCAGTTGAAAAAGTAATAAACTATCTTGAAGATAATCCTTTGTTTAACGCTGGACGAGGTGGAGTCTTCACATCTGAAGGAAAGCACGAACTCGATGCTTCAATAATGTTTGGGAAAGACCTTTCAACCGGTGCCGTTGCAGGAGTAACAATAATAAAAAATCCAATTTCATTAGCAAGATTGGTTATGGAAAAAACAGAACATGTTTTATTCGCAGGAAAAGGTGCTGATGAACTCGGATTAAAACTTGGTGTTCCTGTCGTTCACAATACTTACTTCCACACAGAAGAGCAATATCAGAACTGGTTAAAGTCAAGAATGCCAAAGCAACCTGGCGAAACAGTTGGCTGTGTTGCAATTGATAAATTCGGGAATATTACCGCAGGCACTTCAACCGGTGGAAGACAAAACAAAATGCCCGGCAGAGTTGGTGACTCTCCTTTAATCAATGCCGGTACTTATGCTGATAACCGAACCTGTGGTGTTTCGGCAACAGGCATTGGTGAATTATTCATTAGAAATACAGTTGCTTACAGAGTCTCTGTTTTGATGGAATTAAAAGGTTATACACTTAAACAAGCTTGCGAAGAAGTAATGTATAAAGTCCTGCCTGAAGGTGCTGGTGGAATTATTGCAGTTGATAAACAAGGTAACTTCGAGATGGTTTTCACAACACCGGCAATGTTCAGAGCAGTTGCAAATTCTGAAGGATTATTTCAAACAGCAATATGGAAATAAACAGGAGGAGTTATGCGTCCGGCAAAAACAGATTACGCCGAATATTATCAGCGGTACATTGATTTAATAGAAGGTGAAGATATTATAAACATTCTTTCATCTTTAAATAAAGAGACTTCTGATGTTCTTAATTCATTTCCGCAGAGCAAAGGCAACTTTGCTTATGCTCCGGGTAAATGGAGTGTTAAAGAAGTTGTTGGTCATATGATGGATACGGACAGGATTTTTGCATACAGAGCTTTAGCAATTGCGCGAGGAGAAAAACAACCACTTCCTTCTTTTGATCAGGATGAATATGTAAAAAACGGAAAATTCAACTTACGGGAATTATCTGATCTGACTTATGAATACAGACTTCTCAGAGAATCAAACATTTTATTATTCAAAGGATTTGATCAATCAGTTTATTCTAACAGAGGTGTTGCTGCAGGAAACGAGGTTACTGTATTAGCTTTGATGTGGATGATTGCCGGACATCAGAAACATCATCTTAATATTTTGAGAGAGAAGTATTTGAAATAATTATTCTCAAAGAAACGAATAAATTTCTTTTAATATTTTTTCTGTGGCTCCGAGGTTTTCTTTCACAAAGGAAATTGAAATCTGCCCTTTGTGTTTTCTCAATTCTTCATTTATGAATAATGTCCTCAGAACTTTATAAGCTTGCCGTTTATTTCTGATAATGATTCCACCTCCAAGTTCAGCAAGCTTTTTTGCTTCCTGAGAATTATCGATTTTAGGACCAAACATCACGGGAATACCATAAACAGCTGCTTCCAACACATTGTGAACATTTTGCTTAAAGCTTCCTCCGACAAATGCTACATCAGCATAAGTGTAAAGCGTAAGAAGAATTCCTATTGAGTCAATGATTATTATTCTTTCATCAGTATAGTTATTAAGGTGTGAAAATCTGATTGTCTTAATTTTTCCGGAAAATTCATTTTCAATTTTTTCGAGGTGTAAAACTGTTGGCTCGTGTGGTGCAACAATCATCATTGCTTTTGAATCAAACCTGAATAGTTTTTCAAATGCGGGAAATATTACTTCTTCATCCTGTTCCCAGGTACTTCCGGCAACAAATATTTTTTTATCCTTAAGTATTTCATCTTTAATCAGATTTCTTTCCTTTGCTTGCAAACTTCTCTGATAAACTCTGTCAAATCTTGTATCACCAACAGCTTTAACTTTATCTTCACTTAATCCAAAATCTAAAAATCCGTTAGCATCTTCTTCAGAAACAGTAAGAATTTTTGTAAAGAATGTAAAAAGCATTTTATGGAATGATTTTATGAAAGGGTATTTTCTTGGTGAACTTCCTCTCATTGTAGCATCAACAAGAAATACAGGTACGGAATGATCATTCAAAGCTTTAATAATATTTGGCCAGATATCATATCGCATTATTACTGCGACAGTTGGATTTACAATTTTTATAAATCGCTCTGCATTCGATTTTGTGTCAAATGGAATGTAAGAAATCAGATCTGCGTGTGGATATTTTCGTGAGTTCTCATAGCCAGATGGTGAAAAGAAAGTAATCAACACATTTACATTTTTTTCTTTCTTTAATTTTTCAATTATAGGTTTTGCCTGTTCAAACTCACCCAACGAAGATGAATGAAACCATACAAGCTTCCTGGATTTATCAATAGCAGCAGCATCCAGAATAAGTTGTTCATAAACCCGCTTTCTTCCTTTTATTCCTCTTCTGATTTTGGAATTAAATATTCCGGCAAAACGAAGAATCAAATAAAGAGATGGGACGACAAAAATATTATAAAATAGAAACCAAAATGTTTTAATCATTTTTAAGAAATTTTATTAGCTCGTTAAATACAAATTCTGGTTTGATTTCTTTCATACAAGCGAAATGCTTTTCCGGACAACTTTCTCTTCCGATATGTGAACACGGTCTGCAACTTAATGAATTGTTTTCAAGTATTAAACTTTTACAATTGTAAGGTACAAAACCAAATTCCTTAACTGATGAACCAAAAATTGTTATCAATTTTGTTCCGACAGCAGAAGCTGTGTGCATTAATCCTGAATCGTTACAAACAATCGCTTTGCATAATTTCATATCTGCAGCAGTCTGAAGTATCTCATCTTCATTGCAAAGATTTATTGCTTGTGGAATCTCATTCTTTATTTGTTCACAAATATTCTTATCAATTTTACCACCGAATAAAACTACATCAAATTTATTTTGAATGAGAATTTTGCTCAGCTCAATATAATATTCAAGAGGCCATCTCTTAGTAAAATGACGGGCACCGGGACAAATTCCGATAAGATTTTCTTTTGATTTAATTTCTTCCGAAGGTTCTCTATCAGTAAATAAATCTAATCCATAATCATCAAGCTCAATTCCATCAATAACAGCTGCATACCTTAAAGGAATTGGTGGAGAATTCCTCAACAAATTAATTTTTGTTTTTACAAGTAATGCTTTCTGAAAAGATTTTTTATCGAATTTTACTTTTTCTCCCTTCAGTTTCGAAATTATACCGCGACTTCTGAGATTATTTTGCAAATCAATTATAAGATCAAATGGTTGTTGACGAAGTTTGTTTATAAGATTAAGATTTTCAAAATCATTTCGGGTGAAAAAATATAGTTGATTGATATTCGGGTTCTTTATAAGTAAATCTTTGTATTCCAGACGGAGTAAAAATTCAATATTCAACTGCGGATTAAATTTTTTGAGAGCACGAACAAATGGAGTTGTAAGAAGAATATCTCCAAGCGAACTTAGGCGTATGATTAAAATTCTCTTAAACTCTTTTATCCGGTTTATATCCAAAATGTTTTCTCGAATTTTGTCTGCAAATTTATTGATGATTTCGTCACAACTCCATATTAGTCTGATTAGATTTTATGATAGAAATCATATTTTTGTGGTAAACAATTTAAGGAAATGATATGACAACATTACCACCGCCAAAAGTGAAACAGTTTCCGGATGATTCTCTTGAGAAAAAAGTGTATAACATTATCGAATCGTTTAAGGATAATCTACCGATTATGAATGACCGAAATCGTCTTGCATTTTCTCTTTTCAAATATTTGAAAGGTGAAGGCGACGCTCCACTAATGGCAGTTAAAACAAATAAATTAAAAATAGTTGGTTTAACTGAAGAAGAATTAGCAAAAAGAATTGACGAAGAATTAAAGAAGATTAAATAAAATTTTCAGCGGAATTGTCAGACTGAATTTAATATCAATCTGACAATTCCGATTTTGTTATTCGTTCTCTCTTAAAAATTTTTCAACCATCAGAACATCTTCCTCGCTACCAATAAAAATAGGAACTCTCTGATGAAGCTTTTCCGGCTGGATTTCTAAAATTCTTTTCTTACCATCTGATGCTCTGCCACCTGCCTGCTCAACAATAAATGCCATTGGATTGCATTCATACATCAATCTGAGTTTTCCGTTTGGGTTTCTGATATCGGCAGGATACATAAATATTCCACCATACAAAAGATTACGATGAATATCAGCAACCATTGACCCAATATATCTAGATGAATAAGGTCTTCCTGTTGATTTATCTTCTTCCTGCAACCACTTAATATATTTCTTTAATCCTGGATGCCAGTAAAGATAATTTCCTTCGTTGATGCTATAGATTTTTCCCTTTTTAGGAGTTTTAATGTTCGGATGTGAAAGAATGAATTCACCGAAAGAAGGATCGAGAGTAAAACCGTGGACACCATTTCCCGCGGTGTAAACAAATATTGTACTTGAACCGTAAATAATATAACCAGCAGCAACTTGTTTAAATCCCGGTTGAAGACAATCTTCCAAAGTTCCCGGCCCGTTTCCCTCTGAAATTCTTCGGTAAATAGAAAATATAGTCCCGATACTGACATTAACATCAATATTGGATGAACCATCTAGCGGGTCAAACAATAAAACATATTTACCAATATAAAACTCAGGAGGAATGTGAATAATATCCTCATCCTCTTCCGAAGCCATTACGCAAAGATGTCCGCCATGATCCATAGCTTTGATGAGCATGTCGTGAGCATAAACATCAAGCTTTTTTACTTCTTCACCATGAACATTACTACTTCCGGTAAAACCCAGGATATCAACAAGTCCGGCTTTATTAACTTCAAGAGAGATTACTTTTGCAGCTAAAGATAAATCGTGCAGAAGATCAGAAAGCTCTCCGGTTGCTTCAGGATATTTTCTTTCTTCTTCGTAGATATGACGGGCAAGTGTATTGAATTTAATTTTTTGCATGATTCCTCTCCCTTTTGTGATGTGTGGTTTTATTTGGAACTTACTAATTCCTGGTCTTTATATTGCAACTGATAAAGTTTGTAATAGATTCCTCTTTTAGCAAGCAATTGCTGATGAGTTCCGATTTCTTTTAATTCACCTTTGTGAAGAACAATTATTTTATCAGCGTTCTGAATAGTTGAAAGACGATGGGCAATTACAACTGCTGTTCTGCCTTTCAACAAATTTTCAATTGCCTGCTGAATAAGTTTCTCGGTATCTGTATCAACACTTGAAGTTGCCTCATCCAAAATTAATATTTTCGGATCATAAGCTAAAGCTCTTGCAAATGATATTAACTGCTTTTGCCCGACACTTAAGGTTGCACCTCTTTCTTTAACTTCTTCATCATATTTGCTTGTAAGATTTTCTATGAATTTATCAGCACCAACAAGTTTTGCTGCCTGAACAACTTTTTCAAAACTGATTTCAGGATTATCCATTGTAATGTTCGATTTAATTGTACCTGAAAACAGATAAACATCCTGAAGAACAATTGAAATATGTTTTCTTAATTCTCTTTTGTCTACAAGTCTGATATCAATTCCGTCAAGTAAAATTTGTCCTTTCTGAATATCATAAAATCTTGTTAGAAGATTAATTATTGTTGACTTGCCTGCACCGGTATGACCGACAATTGCAACTGTTTCACCAGCACGAATATCAAAACTGATATCCTTCAAAACAAAATTTTCATCTTCATAGGCAAACCAAACATTTTTGAAACTGATATCTCCTTTTACATTTTTAAGCTCTACTGGATTATCCGGATTCTGAACAAATGTTTGATTATCGAGTAGTTTAAAAATTCTCTCCGAAGAAGCCATTGAAGTTTGAAGTATGTTATATTTTTCAGAAAGGTCTCTGATTGGTCTGAAAAACATTTCTGTGTATTGTATAAAAGCGAATAAAACACCAATTGTCATTTGTTGTTGAATTATTTCTCCTCCACCATACCAGATTATCAAAGCAATTGCTGCTGAACTTATTAACTCAACACTTGGATAAAATATTGCGTAATAAAATATCGAACGAATATTTGCATCCCGGTGATCAGCATTAATTGACGAGAACTTATTGAATTCTTCTTTTTCCTTTCTGAAAATCTGAACTACATTCATTCCTGTTACATGTTCCTGCATATAAGAGTTTAACCTTGCGAGATGAAATCTTACATCGCGGTAAGTCTCTCTTACTTTTTTACGAAACAGAAAAGTTCCATAAATCAAAACAGGCAGAACAGACAATGTTACAAGAGATAGATTAACATCCATAAAAAACATAAATGCGAGAATCCAGATGATGATAAACACATCACTGAACACCATCACAATTCCACTTGAGAAAAGTTCTCCGAGTGATTCAACATCATTAGTTGTTCTTGTAACAATTCTTCCAATCGGAGTTTTATCAAAAAACTTTAAAGCCAATTTCTGAACATGACTAAATAGCTGAACCCGCAAATCATAAAGTGTTTTCTGCCCGAGATACTGTGTGTAATATGTCAGAAAGTATTGTATTGCTGCCTGAAGCATTAAGGAAGCGAAGAGAACAATACTGATTAAAAGTAAACCATTGTAATTTGAGTTAACAATATAATTGTCAATTGCAACCTTTGTGAGATAAGGTCTTAGCGGTCCTAAAGCAGCAACAAAAATATTAAGTAGAATTGCAAAGAAAACATACTTCTTATAAGGTTTAACATAAGTAAGTAATCTTTTCATCAGCCGGGCATCGTATGCCTTACCAAGTATTTCGTCGTCGTGTCTGTTATCTGCCATTACTTTGTATACAATTTTTAGTTATCAATTTAATTCCTCGAGTTCCTTTTCAAGCAGTTGTTTGAAATGCAAATCTGCATAGAGTCCACCGAGAGCAACAAGTTCATCGTGAGTTCCTTGCTCAGCAATTTTACCTTCATGGAGAACAATTATATTATCAGCATCTTTCACTGTAGATATTCGATGACTAATGATAATGCTTGTTCTGTTTTTCAAGTATTGTCTGAGGTTTTTAAGAATTTCTTCTTCAGTGTTAGTATCAACTGCTGAGAATGAATCATCAAGAATTAAAATTTTAGGTTCAATAGCTAAAGCTCTTGCGAGACAAGCTCTTTGTTTCTGTCCACCCGAAAAAGTAATTCCTCGTTCGCCAACAATGGTTTCATAACCTTGAGGAAAAGTTTCAACATCTTTATCGAACTGAGCAATCCTGGAAACTTCAATAATTTTTTCTTTACTGATTTCTCTTAAACCATAACCAATATTGTTTGTGATAGTATCAGAGAATAAAAATGACTCCTGAGGAACAAGTCCAATGTTTTTACGCAAAACATCAAGAGGAATTTTTCTTACATCAACTCCATCAATCAATAATTCTCCTTCAGTCGTATCATAAAGTCGCGGAATTAAATTTATCAAAGTTGTTTTGCCGGAGCCAGTGTGTCCGATTATCGCCAAAGTTGAACCAACCGGAATTTTCAGATTGATGTTTGTTAAAACATTTGGCAAAACTTCCGAATATCTGAATGACACATTTCTGAATTCAATTTCACCTTTGATTTCTTTAATTGAATAATCGGTTTGCTCAGTATCATCAATCTCATAAGGTTCAGCAAAAATTTTATTAAGTCTTTTCATACTTGCTTCTGCCTGCTGAACTATATTTGTAACCCAGCCAAAAGCAATTACTGGCCAAATTAAAATTCCGAGATAAACAATAAACGCTGTTATTTCACCAAGGTTCATTGTTCCGTTTATAACTTTTAATCCGCCAATCCATATAACAATAATTATTGATATTCCTGTTATGATTAAAAGTATCGGCATTATCCACGCTTGAATCCGGACAAGATTCATATTCTTGTTAAGATAATCCTTACTTAAATTTTTCCACTTCTGAATTTCATTTGCTTCCCTGACATAAGATTTGATTACTCTTATTCCTGAGAAGTTTTCCTGCGCAACTGTAGTAAGGACAGAAAACGCTTCCTGAATTTTAGTATACTTTTCATGAATCAACTTCATAATTCTGTAAACACCATAAGACAAAAGCGGTAGTGGAAAAAGAGCAGCGAGAGTCAGTGCCCAATCAAGTGAAAGCATTATTGTAACAACGGTTAACAGTCTAACTCCGGTATCAATTGAATACATAACAGCTGGTCCGATAAAGTTTCTCACAGCATTAATGTCATTTGTTGCGTGAGACATAATATTTCCGGTTGAGTTATTCTGGAAATATCTTAATGGAAGTTTTTGAATATGTGACCAGAAATCATTCCTAAGATCAAATTCAATCTCACGGGAAACTACAATTATTGTTTGCCGGATAAGAAATCTGAAAATTCCCGCAAAAAGAGAAGACAAAACAATTAAGGTTGCATAAAATAAAAGTGTATGTGTTGTGGTATTATTTTGAAGTTGATTGATTGCATCTTTCATTAAGATGGGAACATAGACCGTTCCGGCATTTGAAAAGAGTATAAAGATAAAACCAAGAAAAAGCTTTTTCTTATATCGAATAAAATATTTTTTTAATTTGCGGAGATTTTTCATTTGATGATAATAGTATTAATGCAATGCAGCATTTATTAAAAAATTTTTGATGGTTTCGTTGTCAGGTTCAGAGACTAGATACTCAATGGGTTCACTGAAATTGATATCATCAAAATAAGTCAGTTGCTCTCTGAAAAGTTTTTCATTAAATCTATCCTGAAAGATTGAGTAAGCGTTATTTATAATTTTTTGTATGGGGAAAAAATCTTTTATAATAAAATATAAATCGACATAATCCTTCCATTTAGCACGCTCGCCAATGGTAAATGCTTTCAGAGCAGCCAAATCAAGTAAAGATGGTATTTTAATAATATTCTCAAAATCTTTATCAGGTTTAATATTTTCAGTAAAATTATAAAATGTTACTTTAACATTTTTTATAAAAATTGTCCATTCTTGTTTTGTCTGAAATGCTAATTTGTATTTGATACCAAGTTGTTTTAATCTGTTATCCAGATATTTCTTATCGAGAGACCTATTAGTAAATAAATCAAAATCCACAGATTTTCTATGACCTGCATACAATGCAATTGCAGTTCCTCCAGCTAAATAAAAACTTCTCTTAAACTTTCTGATTATTGGCAGAAGTTTTAATTGATCTTTTGATAATACTTCTTTTTTGAATATGCTCATTGAAATAAAGTTTAAAGAAATTCAGTGTTGGTTTTTTATAATTATTGCGTTTTTGACTAATCTGATTAAAAAATATTTTTGCAACCTTTTCGATTGAAAAAATTTCAAGTAGTTTTTGAACTGATTTCCAATCACCATAGTTCAATATCGTTTCAACTAAAAACTCATCATTAATTTTATCCAAAGAATCCTTTTTAATATACCAGAACAAGTGTGAATTTTTTTTTATTAAATTTTTCTTCTTTCTATCATTCATTTTAACGCTTTACCCTATTAAATTAAAACCAGTGTACTTTTGAAGTACAGGTGGCACAATTACTTTTCCTTCGGGCGTCTGATAATTTTCGAGGATTGAAACCATCAAACGACTTGTTGCAAGTCCGCTTCCATTTAATGTGTGAACAAATTCAAGCTTTTTTGTTTGCTCATTTCTGTATTTGATATTTGCTCTTCTTGCCTGAAAGTCTTCAAAGTTGCTACAGGAAGAAGCTTCAAGCCAACGGTTTTCTGCCGGCGACCAGGTTTCTATATCATAACATTTTGCTGCTGCAAAACTTAAATCACCAGTACAAAGCATTAAAATTCTGTAAGGAATCTTCAACGCTTGCAAAATGTCTTCAGCGTCTTTTACTAATAACTCCAATTCGTTATAAGAAGTTTCCGGTTTAACAAACTTAACCATTTCAACTTTATTAAACTGATGAACGCGAAGGAATCCTTTACTTTCTTTGCCATAAGAACCTGCCTCTCTTCTGAAGCAAGCTGAGTAGCCAACATATTTAAGCGGCAAATCTTTTTCATTTAATATTTCTTCTCTGTGAAGATTTGTAATAGGAACTTCAGCAGTTGGTATTGGATATAATCCATCTTTTTCTATGTGATACATATCTTCTTCCATCTTTGGAAGCTGACCTGTTCCTCTCATTGAATCACGATTAACTAAAAACGGAGGAAAGATTTCATTATAACCATGATGCTGTAAGTGATAGTCGAGCATGAAATTTATCAATGCTCTTTCTAAAGTTGCGCCTTTTCCCTTATAAACGGGAAATCCCGAACCACTTACCTTAGCACCTCTTTCGAAATCAAGTATGTTAAGTTTTTTACCAAGTTCAATGTGGTCGAGTGGTTTTCCATTTTCCCATTGAAATAAAAATCCTTCCGGCAACCATTGTCTTACTTCAACATTTTCTTCAGATGATTTACCAACAGGAACAGATTCGTGGGGAAGATTGGGAATGTACATCAGTATTTCATTTAACTGATTTTCTACTTCCCGGAGTTTTACATCAAGTTCAGTTATGCTGTCAGAAACTTTTTTCATTTCAGCAAGGATATCCGTTACATCCTGTCCGGCTTTTTTGAGTTTTGGTATTTCAGCAGAAACCTGATTTCGTTTTGCTTTCAGTTCTTCAGACTGAGCAATCAGTTCGCGACGATGTTTATCGAGTTCGA
This genomic window contains:
- a CDS encoding isoaspartyl peptidase/L-asparaginase family protein is translated as MIKNILTSILILSSIYFTVNQSFVFAQTNSGKYTIVIHGGAGGFPENAPDSIKQAYLNSLAEALSIGKNILENGGSSLDAVEKVINYLEDNPLFNAGRGGVFTSEGKHELDASIMFGKDLSTGAVAGVTIIKNPISLARLVMEKTEHVLFAGKGADELGLKLGVPVVHNTYFHTEEQYQNWLKSRMPKQPGETVGCVAIDKFGNITAGTSTGGRQNKMPGRVGDSPLINAGTYADNRTCGVSATGIGELFIRNTVAYRVSVLMELKGYTLKQACEEVMYKVLPEGAGGIIAVDKQGNFEMVFTTPAMFRAVANSEGLFQTAIWK
- a CDS encoding DinB family protein — its product is MRPAKTDYAEYYQRYIDLIEGEDIINILSSLNKETSDVLNSFPQSKGNFAYAPGKWSVKEVVGHMMDTDRIFAYRALAIARGEKQPLPSFDQDEYVKNGKFNLRELSDLTYEYRLLRESNILLFKGFDQSVYSNRGVAAGNEVTVLALMWMIAGHQKHHLNILREKYLK
- a CDS encoding glycosyltransferase N-terminal domain-containing protein, with amino-acid sequence MIKTFWFLFYNIFVVPSLYLILRFAGIFNSKIRRGIKGRKRVYEQLILDAAAIDKSRKLVWFHSSSLGEFEQAKPIIEKLKKEKNVNVLITFFSPSGYENSRKYPHADLISYIPFDTKSNAERFIKIVNPTVAVIMRYDIWPNIIKALNDHSVPVFLVDATMRGSSPRKYPFIKSFHKMLFTFFTKILTVSEEDANGFLDFGLSEDKVKAVGDTRFDRVYQRSLQAKERNLIKDEILKDKKIFVAGSTWEQDEEVIFPAFEKLFRFDSKAMMIVAPHEPTVLHLEKIENEFSGKIKTIRFSHLNNYTDERIIIIDSIGILLTLYTYADVAFVGGSFKQNVHNVLEAAVYGIPVMFGPKIDNSQEAKKLAELGGGIIIRNKRQAYKVLRTLFINEELRKHKGQISISFVKENLGATEKILKEIYSFL
- a CDS encoding glycosyltransferase family 9 protein — its product is MDINRIKEFKRILIIRLSSLGDILLTTPFVRALKKFNPQLNIEFLLRLEYKDLLIKNPNINQLYFFTRNDFENLNLINKLRQQPFDLIIDLQNNLRSRGIISKLKGEKVKFDKKSFQKALLVKTKINLLRNSPPIPLRYAAVIDGIELDDYGLDLFTDREPSEEIKSKENLIGICPGARHFTKRWPLEYYIELSKILIQNKFDVVLFGGKIDKNICEQIKNEIPQAINLCNEDEILQTAADMKLCKAIVCNDSGLMHTASAVGTKLITIFGSSVKEFGFVPYNCKSLILENNSLSCRPCSHIGRESCPEKHFACMKEIKPEFVFNELIKFLKND
- the fbp gene encoding class 1 fructose-bisphosphatase, with product MQKIKFNTLARHIYEEERKYPEATGELSDLLHDLSLAAKVISLEVNKAGLVDILGFTGSSNVHGEEVKKLDVYAHDMLIKAMDHGGHLCVMASEEDEDIIHIPPEFYIGKYVLLFDPLDGSSNIDVNVSIGTIFSIYRRISEGNGPGTLEDCLQPGFKQVAAGYIIYGSSTIFVYTAGNGVHGFTLDPSFGEFILSHPNIKTPKKGKIYSINEGNYLYWHPGLKKYIKWLQEEDKSTGRPYSSRYIGSMVADIHRNLLYGGIFMYPADIRNPNGKLRLMYECNPMAFIVEQAGGRASDGKKRILEIQPEKLHQRVPIFIGSEEDVLMVEKFLRENE
- a CDS encoding ABC transporter ATP-binding protein codes for the protein MADNRHDDEILGKAYDARLMKRLLTYVKPYKKYVFFAILLNIFVAALGPLRPYLTKVAIDNYIVNSNYNGLLLISIVLFASLMLQAAIQYFLTYYTQYLGQKTLYDLRVQLFSHVQKLALKFFDKTPIGRIVTRTTNDVESLGELFSSGIVMVFSDVFIIIWILAFMFFMDVNLSLVTLSVLPVLIYGTFLFRKKVRETYRDVRFHLARLNSYMQEHVTGMNVVQIFRKEKEEFNKFSSINADHRDANIRSIFYYAIFYPSVELISSAAIALIIWYGGGEIIQQQMTIGVLFAFIQYTEMFFRPIRDLSEKYNILQTSMASSERIFKLLDNQTFVQNPDNPVELKNVKGDISFKNVWFAYEDENFVLKDISFDIRAGETVAIVGHTGAGKSTIINLLTRFYDIQKGQILLDGIDIRLVDKRELRKHISIVLQDVYLFSGTIKSNITMDNPEISFEKVVQAAKLVGADKFIENLTSKYDEEVKERGATLSVGQKQLISFARALAYDPKILILDEATSSVDTDTEKLIQQAIENLLKGRTAVVIAHRLSTIQNADKIIVLHKGELKEIGTHQQLLAKRGIYYKLYQLQYKDQELVSSK
- a CDS encoding ABC transporter ATP-binding protein, with product MKNLRKLKKYFIRYKKKLFLGFIFILFSNAGTVYVPILMKDAINQLQNNTTTHTLLFYATLIVLSSLFAGIFRFLIRQTIIVVSREIEFDLRNDFWSHIQKLPLRYFQNNSTGNIMSHATNDINAVRNFIGPAVMYSIDTGVRLLTVVTIMLSLDWALTLAALFPLPLLSYGVYRIMKLIHEKYTKIQEAFSVLTTVAQENFSGIRVIKSYVREANEIQKWKNLSKDYLNKNMNLVRIQAWIMPILLIITGISIIIVIWIGGLKVINGTMNLGEITAFIVYLGILIWPVIAFGWVTNIVQQAEASMKRLNKIFAEPYEIDDTEQTDYSIKEIKGEIEFRNVSFRYSEVLPNVLTNINLKIPVGSTLAIIGHTGSGKTTLINLIPRLYDTTEGELLIDGVDVRKIPLDVLRKNIGLVPQESFLFSDTITNNIGYGLREISKEKIIEVSRIAQFDKDVETFPQGYETIVGERGITFSGGQKQRACLARALAIEPKILILDDSFSAVDTNTEEEILKNLRQYLKNRTSIIISHRISTVKDADNIIVLHEGKIAEQGTHDELVALGGLYADLHFKQLLEKELEELN
- a CDS encoding nucleotidyl transferase AbiEii/AbiGii toxin family protein produces the protein MSIFKKEVLSKDQLKLLPIIRKFKRSFYLAGGTAIALYAGHRKSVDFDLFTNRSLDKKYLDNRLKQLGIKYKLAFQTKQEWTIFIKNVKVTFYNFTENIKPDKDFENIIKIPSLLDLAALKAFTIGERAKWKDYVDLYFIIKDFFPIQKIINNAYSIFQDRFNEKLFREQLTYFDDINFSEPIEYLVSEPDNETIKNFLINAALH
- the serS gene encoding serine--tRNA ligase is translated as MLDLKFIRENPEKVKQGIANKNEKDRVDEILELDKHRRELIAQSEELKAKRNQVSAEIPKLKKAGQDVTDILAEMKKVSDSITELDVKLREVENQLNEILMYIPNLPHESVPVGKSSEENVEVRQWLPEGFLFQWENGKPLDHIELGKKLNILDFERGAKVSGSGFPVYKGKGATLERALINFMLDYHLQHHGYNEIFPPFLVNRDSMRGTGQLPKMEEDMYHIEKDGLYPIPTAEVPITNLHREEILNEKDLPLKYVGYSACFRREAGSYGKESKGFLRVHQFNKVEMVKFVKPETSYNELELLVKDAEDILQALKIPYRILMLCTGDLSFAAAKCYDIETWSPAENRWLEASSCSNFEDFQARRANIKYRNEQTKKLEFVHTLNGSGLATSRLMVSILENYQTPEGKVIVPPVLQKYTGFNLIG